From the genome of Vigna angularis cultivar LongXiaoDou No.4 chromosome 11, ASM1680809v1, whole genome shotgun sequence, one region includes:
- the LOC108334177 gene encoding eukaryotic initiation factor 4A-10: MAGLAPEGTQFDTRQYDSKMNELLSADGEEFFTSYDEVYDSFDAMGLQENLLRGIYAYGFERPSAIQQRGIVPFCKGLDVIQQAQSGTGKTATFCSGILQQLDYGLVQCQALVLAPTRELAQQIEKVMRALGDYLGVKVHACVGGTSVREDQRILQAGVHTVVGTPGRVFDMLRRQSLRPDHIKMFVLDEADEMLSRGFKDQIYDIFQLLPGQIQVGVFSATMPPEALEITRKFMNRPVRILVKRDELTLEGIKQFYVNVDKEEWKLETLCDLYETLAITQSVIFVNTRRKVDWLTDKMRSNDHTVSATHGDMDQNTRDIIMREFRSGSSRVLITTDLLARGIDVQQVSLVINYDLPTQPENYLHRIGRSGRFGRKGVAINFVTLEDARMLSDIQKFYNVTVEELPSNVADLL, encoded by the exons ATGGCAGGATTGGCTCCAGAGGGTACTCAATTTGATACTCGGCAGTATGATTCTAAGATGAATGAATT GCTTTCTGCCGATGGAGAAGAGTTTTTCACCTCATATGATGAAGTCTATGACAGTTTTGATGCTATGGGTTTACAAGAAAATCTTCTGAGAGGCATATATGCTTATG GTTTTGAGAGGCCTTCTGCAATACAGCAAAGGGGGATTGTTCCTTTCTGCAAGGGTTTGGACGTGATTCAGCAGGCTCAGTCTGGAACTGGAAAGACAGCTACATTCTGTTCTGGAATTTTGCAGCAACTAGATTATGGATTGGTTCAGTGCCAGGCTTTGGTTTTGGCACCAACAAGGGAGCTTGCACAGCAGATTGAAAAGGTTATGCGAGCTCTCGGTGATTACCTTGGCGTCAAGGTTCATGCTTGTGTTGGTGGGACCAGTGTCCGTGAGGATCAGCGCATTCTCCAAGCTGGTGTACATACTGTTGTTGGCACTCCTGGCCGTGTGTTTGACATGTTGCGCAGACAGTCTCTTCGCCCTGATCACATAAAGATGTTTGTTTTGGATGAGGCTGATGAAATGCTTTCACGTGGTTTCAAGGACCAG ATCTATGACATCTTCCAGCTACTGCCTGGTCAAATTCAGGTTGGCGTGTTCTCTGCTACAATGCCACCCGAGGCCCTGGAAATTACGAGAAAGTTCATGAATAGGCCAGTGAGAATCCTGGTAAAGCGTGATGAATTGACCCTTGAGGGTATCAAGCAGTTTTATGTGAATGTTGACAAGGAAGAATGGAAACTGGAGACATTGTGCGACCTTTACGAGACTTTGGCTATAACCCAGAGTGTCATCTTTGTGAACACAAGGCGCAAGGTGGACTGGCTCACTGACAAGATGCGAAGCAATGATCACACAGTCTCAGCCACTCATGGAGACATGGACCAAAACACTCGTGATATCATCATGCGTGAATTTCGCTCTGGCTCTTCTCGAGTTCTAATCACCACTGACCTCTTGGCTCGTGGTATAGATGTACAGCAGGTGTCTTTGGTTATAAACTATGATCTGCCTACCCAACCtgaaaattatcttcaccgcaTAGGGCGAAGTGGGCGTTTTGGAAGAAAAGGTGTTGCCATAAACTTTGTGACACTGGAAGATGCCAGAATGCTATCTGATATTCAGAAGTTCTACAATGTCACTGTAGAGGAGTTGCCCTCAAATGTTGCTGATCTGCTCTGA
- the LOC108333652 gene encoding uncharacterized protein LOC108333652: MMMEFRSKSCRDESNCGDKVAPKSMKDLRCHSANNGCSGHGKQIGSSAKEMKVKKVKRAASKPSKSWSFNDPELQRKKRVAGYKIYAAEGKMKGSLRKSFRWIKHTYTQVLYGWW; encoded by the coding sequence ATGATGATGGAGTTCAGATCGAAGTCATGCAGAGATGAAAGCAACTGTGGAGACAAGGTGGCCCCAAAAAGCATGAAGGATCTGAGATGTCACAGTGCGAATAATGGTTGTTCTGGTCATGGAAAGCAGATAGGTAGCAGTGCTAAGGAGATGAAGGTGAAGAAAGTGAAAAGGGCAGCTTCTAAACCATCAAAAAGTTGGAGCTTCAATGATCCTGAGTtgcagaggaagaagagagtTGCTGGCTATAAAATATATGCAGCAGAAGGCAAAATGAAAGGCTCTCTCAGAAAGAGTTTCAGGTGGATCAAACACACATACACTCAAGTTCTCTATGGATGGTGGtga